GTTCGTTTCAGTTGAAGTATGGTTTCCGCTCTGGTGTTTTTAGTGGTCATGTTTTTTCCTCCTTATTGATGGGTTCCAAATATTTTTCCAAGGATTCAAATCTTTCTTCCCAAAATTTTCTGTAACGATTAATCCAATGGGAAGCTTCTTTGAGGCGCCGGGGAACGATGTGAAAACGGTGAATTCGCCCATCCCTCTCACGGGCAATGAGCCCTGCGTTTTCTAGCACTCGTAGATGTTTTGAAATGGCCGGAAGGGAAACCTGGAAAGGCCGGGCCAGCTCGGAGGCGGATACTTTCCCATGGGTGAGTTTCAAAAGAATTCCTCGTCGAATGGGGTCCCCCAAAGCCGAAAAAGTGAGGTCAAGTGTGCAGGAATAATATTTAACCATATGGTTAAATATAATGGCTAGGGATATTTATGTCAACCAAAAAATATCAACACTTTCATCTGAAAGGTCATTTGAGGCGGAGGGAAAACCCATTAACTACCTGAAAAGGTTCTAATAAACCAAATAGTCCGGGGGGGGGTATTTTTTTTTATCCAGGGATGGCATCTCACTCTTTAGGGGGATCAATCCCTGGCAAGTCATCAATACTGCATTCATTATTTTCCTTACGGTAGGCCTCAAGGGCAACAGGTCCTTTCGAGGAAGCCCATTTTTCCAAAGATTCCCTTTCTCCCCGGAAGTCAAAAAAAGGAACACCATACCCGCAGGAATCGGATATTCGGCTAACCCTCAACCGGATGATTGCCCGCATCCCTGGATCCTCCGAAAAGAGATTCGCCAGGGTCTGAAATTCTGGATGGCCGGGGAGAATTGCTTCTCCCTGCCCGTGCAAACGAACAATTTTTGGAGGCCCTTTAAAAGCGCAAAACATGATGACCATCCGTTTATTTTCCTTTATATGGGCAATGGTCTCTACACCGCTTCCTGTAAAATCCTGATAAACAACGCTGAGGGAATCAATAATCCTAAAAGAATCCCCTCCTTTTGGGGAACAATTAATATGACCATCGGGGGTTAAAGGAGCCGTTGCAACAAAAAAAACATGTTGGTTCCGAATCCATCTCCCTAATTCACTGCTAATATTTTTGTAAACTTTACCCATGCTTAAAAACATTCTTTATTTAAAAAGTAAATCCCGCAAAATTCCTTACCTCTCCCCCGAGTAACTTTACAAACTTTTCATTTTTTCATCCAAAATTCTATAGAACCGGGGTTTATGGATCATATCAAACACATCGCCTTTATCCGGAAATAGGGCGAGGACCTTTTTTCGGGTTTCCTGAATTAATTTTCTTGCATCATCATAACTCAGATTTTCATCCTTTAGTTTTTCTGCGGTGTTATCCACCATATCCCGCATGAATTTCATTTTTTGGTCTTCATTCATCCTGCTAAAATCCTTGGGTTCCTGTTTAGCCATATTTTTCTTATTGTTTATTTAGAAACCCTTTTATTAATGGTCAAAAATGTCTGCCCTTTTCCCACGGGGCATGACCGGTAATTCAATCCGCGAGGAATAGGGTTGATCCCGATACACCCGCCAGGTGGGCGGGGGAACGGATGGAACTATG
This DNA window, taken from Nitrospiria bacterium, encodes the following:
- a CDS encoding metalloregulator ArsR/SmtB family transcription factor; translated protein: MVKYYSCTLDLTFSALGDPIRRGILLKLTHGKVSASELARPFQVSLPAISKHLRVLENAGLIARERDGRIHRFHIVPRRLKEASHWINRYRKFWEERFESLEKYLEPINKEEKT
- a CDS encoding pyridoxamine 5'-phosphate oxidase family protein, encoding MGKVYKNISSELGRWIRNQHVFFVATAPLTPDGHINCSPKGGDSFRIIDSLSVVYQDFTGSGVETIAHIKENKRMVIMFCAFKGPPKIVRLHGQGEAILPGHPEFQTLANLFSEDPGMRAIIRLRVSRISDSCGYGVPFFDFRGERESLEKWASSKGPVALEAYRKENNECSIDDLPGIDPPKE